From the Micromonospora sediminicola genome, one window contains:
- the rpsK gene encoding 30S ribosomal protein S11 — translation MPPKARAGAAVKKVRRKERKNVAHGQAHIKSTFNNTIVSITDPTGAVISWASSGQVGFKGSRKSTPFAAQLAAEAAARRAMEHGMRKVDVFVKGPGSGRETAIRSLQAAGLEVGQISDVTPQPHNGCRPPKRRRV, via the coding sequence ATGCCACCGAAGGCTCGTGCCGGAGCCGCCGTCAAGAAGGTCCGGCGCAAGGAACGCAAGAACGTCGCCCACGGGCAGGCGCACATCAAGAGCACCTTCAACAACACCATCGTGTCCATCACGGACCCGACCGGTGCGGTCATCTCCTGGGCCTCGTCCGGCCAGGTGGGCTTCAAGGGCTCCCGCAAGTCGACCCCGTTCGCCGCGCAGCTGGCCGCCGAGGCCGCCGCGCGTCGGGCCATGGAGCACGGCATGCGCAAGGTCGACGTGTTCGTCAAGGGCCCCGGCTCCGGCCGGGAGACCGCCATCCGTTCGCTGCAGGCCGCTGGGCTGGAGGTCGGGCAGATCTCCGACGTCACCCCGCAGCCGCACAACGGGTGCCGTCCGCCGAAGCGTCGCCGGGTCTGA
- a CDS encoding class I SAM-dependent methyltransferase translates to MTGDHYFTAEPTTPARPREVEFNVAGRDYTLTSAGGVFSADRLDPGTAVLLRKAALPSAGETGPLLDIGCGFGPITCVLATVAPAATVWAVDVNERARALTTTNAARVDAADRVRAVAPDGMPADVTFTQIWSNPPIHIGKAELHDLLLRWLPRLTPDGVAWLVVARHLGGDSLHRWLVEQGWQVDRHASQKGYRVLRVTR, encoded by the coding sequence GTGACCGGCGACCACTACTTCACCGCTGAACCGACGACCCCGGCCCGCCCGCGCGAGGTCGAGTTCAACGTCGCCGGGCGCGACTACACCCTCACCTCGGCCGGCGGCGTCTTCTCCGCCGACCGGCTCGACCCCGGCACCGCGGTGCTGCTGCGCAAGGCGGCACTGCCCTCCGCGGGCGAGACCGGTCCGCTGCTCGACATCGGCTGCGGGTTCGGCCCGATCACCTGCGTCCTGGCCACCGTCGCGCCGGCCGCCACGGTCTGGGCGGTGGACGTCAACGAGCGGGCCCGCGCCCTCACCACCACTAACGCGGCCCGGGTGGACGCCGCCGACCGGGTCCGCGCCGTCGCCCCGGACGGGATGCCGGCGGACGTCACGTTCACCCAGATCTGGTCCAACCCGCCGATCCACATCGGCAAGGCGGAACTGCACGACCTGCTGCTGCGCTGGCTGCCCCGGCTCACCCCGGACGGCGTCGCCTGGCTGGTCGTCGCCCGCCACCTCGGCGGCGACTCGCTGCACCGCTGGCTGGTCGAGCAGGGATGGCAGGTCGACCGGCACGCCAGCCAGAAGGGCTACCGGGTGCTCCGGGTCACCCGGTAA
- the infA gene encoding translation initiation factor IF-1, whose translation MPKKDGAIEIEGRVIEPLPNAMFRVELANGHKVLAHISGKMRQHYIRILPEDRVVVELSPYDLTRGRIVYRYK comes from the coding sequence ATGCCGAAAAAAGACGGAGCCATCGAGATCGAGGGTCGGGTCATCGAGCCCCTGCCGAACGCCATGTTCCGGGTGGAGCTCGCGAACGGCCACAAGGTGCTGGCTCACATCAGCGGCAAGATGCGGCAGCACTACATCCGCATCCTGCCGGAGGACCGGGTCGTCGTCGAACTGTCGCCGTACGACCTGACCCGCGGGCGCATCGTCTACCGCTACAAGTAA
- the rpmJ gene encoding 50S ribosomal protein L36 encodes MKVKPSVKRICNKCRVIRRHGRVMVICTDPRHKQRQG; translated from the coding sequence GTGAAGGTCAAGCCGAGCGTCAAGAGGATCTGCAACAAGTGCCGGGTGATCCGCCGGCACGGCCGGGTCATGGTCATCTGCACCGACCCGCGCCACAAGCAGCGCCAGGGCTGA
- the rplQ gene encoding 50S ribosomal protein L17 yields MPTPTKGPRLGGSPAHERLMLANLATALFQHGKIQTTETKARRLRPLAEQLITKAKRGDLASRRRVLGVVKDKDVVYSLFDQIAPRYANRNGGYTRIVKTGPRKGDAAPMAIIELVEELQVAEPKANKKTAARKAAQQDKVEALAPAEEAPKSSAGDQDAEAPVSASGDTAAAREDSDEATENDKA; encoded by the coding sequence ATGCCCACGCCCACCAAGGGCCCCCGCCTCGGCGGCAGCCCCGCGCACGAGCGGCTGATGCTGGCCAACCTGGCCACCGCGCTGTTCCAGCACGGCAAGATCCAGACCACCGAGACGAAGGCCCGGCGGCTGCGTCCGCTGGCCGAGCAGCTCATCACCAAGGCCAAGCGCGGCGACCTCGCCTCGCGTCGGCGGGTGCTGGGCGTCGTCAAGGACAAGGACGTGGTCTACTCCCTGTTCGACCAGATCGCGCCCCGGTACGCCAACCGCAACGGTGGCTACACCCGGATCGTGAAGACCGGCCCGCGCAAGGGTGACGCCGCTCCGATGGCGATCATCGAGCTGGTGGAGGAGCTTCAGGTCGCCGAGCCGAAGGCGAACAAGAAGACCGCCGCCCGCAAGGCCGCCCAGCAGGACAAGGTCGAGGCCCTGGCCCCGGCCGAGGAGGCCCCGAAGTCCAGCGCCGGTGACCAGGACGCCGAGGCTCCGGTCTCCGCGTCGGGCGACACCGCCGCCGCCCGTGAGGACAGCGACGAGGCCACCGAGAACGACAAGGCCTGA
- a CDS encoding nucleotidyltransferase domain-containing protein: MIDQGLVDRLCAVDGVVAVALGGSRARGDHRPDSDWDLGLYYRGEPDLAALRAVAASVADGPVDLTSPGNWGPWVDGGGWLRVGGAAVDWIYRDLDRVRRIWADCRAGHYTVQVQAGHPLGFYSHAYAGEVALGQVLGDPTGELTALRAETVDYPPALGAALVAGGWETGLLLDGAAKGAAGGDAGYVAGCLFRVVGVLAHALHGRAGRWLVNEKGMITSAGRLPDAPLAFADRAHALLGAVGRTPVELAATVADARALAADVLG; encoded by the coding sequence ATGATCGACCAGGGACTGGTCGACCGGCTGTGCGCGGTCGACGGCGTGGTCGCGGTGGCGCTCGGCGGCAGCCGGGCCCGCGGCGACCACCGGCCCGACTCCGACTGGGACCTCGGGCTCTACTACCGGGGCGAGCCGGACCTGGCCGCGCTGCGCGCGGTGGCCGCCTCGGTCGCCGACGGGCCGGTGGACCTCACCTCGCCCGGCAACTGGGGGCCCTGGGTCGACGGCGGCGGCTGGCTGCGCGTCGGCGGGGCGGCGGTGGACTGGATCTACCGGGACCTGGACCGCGTGCGGCGGATCTGGGCGGACTGCCGGGCCGGCCACTACACGGTGCAGGTACAGGCCGGTCATCCGCTCGGCTTCTACTCGCACGCGTACGCGGGGGAGGTGGCGCTCGGGCAGGTGCTCGGCGACCCGACCGGTGAGCTGACCGCGTTGCGCGCCGAGACCGTCGACTACCCGCCCGCGCTCGGCGCCGCGCTGGTGGCCGGCGGCTGGGAGACCGGGCTGCTGCTCGACGGCGCGGCGAAGGGGGCGGCCGGGGGCGACGCCGGCTACGTCGCCGGGTGCCTGTTCCGCGTCGTCGGGGTGCTGGCGCACGCGCTGCACGGCCGGGCGGGGCGGTGGCTGGTCAACGAGAAGGGCATGATCACCTCGGCCGGCCGGTTGCCGGACGCGCCGCTGGCCTTCGCCGACCGGGCGCACGCGCTGCTCGGCGCGGTGGGGCGTACCCCGGTGGAGCTGGCGGCGACGGTCGCCGACGCCCGCGCGCTGGCCGCCGACGTGCTGGGCTGA
- a CDS encoding endonuclease domain-containing protein codes for MPAHARAPGGLSALPFRGSRAVSEGLLTWTMLRGPTWVRLLPDVYVHRDGHRADDHRMWCEAVALRLPPGAALAGRSAAWLFRVDLLGRDAPVTVLLPRPARLRPHPRLSVARSPLPGGDRTRFGGLPVTTTLRTAFDLGRQGSRADALVAVEALLRRRVVTLPALRSYAADRPGWPGAPLLREVLALAEPSSESPMETRLRLLLLDAGLGPLVAQHEVRAGGRFVARVDLAWPALRLAIEYDGDHHRERAHFRRDVARLNALRAAGWVVLRFTADDVLRRPDATVALVRQALAERLATAPPH; via the coding sequence ATGCCCGCTCACGCCCGAGCGCCCGGCGGCCTGTCCGCCCTGCCGTTCCGGGGCAGCCGTGCCGTCTCCGAAGGGCTGCTGACCTGGACGATGTTGCGCGGGCCGACATGGGTCCGTCTGCTGCCTGACGTGTACGTGCACCGGGACGGACACCGCGCCGACGACCACCGGATGTGGTGCGAGGCGGTGGCGCTGCGCCTGCCGCCGGGTGCCGCACTGGCGGGACGCAGCGCCGCCTGGCTGTTCCGGGTGGACCTGCTGGGCCGGGACGCGCCGGTGACGGTGCTGCTGCCGCGCCCCGCCCGACTGCGCCCGCACCCGCGTCTGTCGGTCGCCCGGTCCCCGTTGCCCGGTGGGGATCGGACCCGGTTCGGCGGGCTCCCGGTCACCACCACGCTGCGCACCGCGTTCGACCTTGGTCGGCAGGGGTCACGCGCCGACGCGCTGGTCGCCGTCGAAGCGCTGCTCCGCCGCCGGGTGGTGACGCTGCCCGCCCTGCGCTCCTACGCCGCCGACCGACCGGGCTGGCCGGGCGCTCCGCTGCTGCGCGAGGTGCTGGCCCTGGCCGAGCCGTCGAGCGAGTCCCCGATGGAGACCCGCCTGCGGCTGCTCCTCCTCGACGCCGGCCTCGGCCCGCTCGTCGCGCAGCACGAGGTACGCGCGGGCGGGCGCTTCGTGGCCCGGGTCGACCTGGCCTGGCCGGCGCTCCGCCTCGCGATCGAGTACGACGGCGACCACCACCGCGAGCGAGCTCACTTCCGTCGCGACGTGGCGCGCCTGAACGCGCTCCGCGCGGCCGGTTGGGTGGTGCTCCGGTTCACCGCCGACGACGTGTTGCGCCGTCCGGACGCCACCGTCGCCCTGGTCCGCCAGGCACTCGCCGAACGCCTCGCCACCGCACCGCCGCACTGA
- the rpsM gene encoding 30S ribosomal protein S13: MARLVGVDLPREKRMEIALTYIFGVGRTRALETLAATGISPDKRVRDLTDEELVELRNHIEGNYKVEGDLRREVAADIRRKVEIGCYAGIRHRRGLPVRGQRTKTNARTRKGPKRTVAGKKKPGKK, translated from the coding sequence ATGGCACGTCTAGTCGGCGTGGATCTCCCCCGCGAGAAGCGGATGGAGATCGCGCTCACCTACATCTTCGGGGTCGGTCGCACCCGCGCCCTGGAGACGCTCGCCGCGACCGGCATCTCGCCGGACAAGCGCGTTCGCGACCTCACGGACGAGGAGCTCGTCGAGCTCCGGAACCACATCGAGGGCAACTACAAGGTTGAAGGCGACCTGCGCCGCGAGGTCGCCGCTGACATCCGCCGCAAGGTCGAGATCGGCTGCTACGCCGGTATCCGGCACCGCCGCGGTCTGCCCGTGCGTGGCCAGCGCACCAAGACCAACGCGCGGACCCGGAAGGGCCCGAAGCGGACCGTGGCCGGCAAGAAGAAGCCCGGCAAGAAGTAA
- a CDS encoding aldo/keto reductase produces MDLVSEMTYRRLGDSGLVVSVVGIGCNNFGRKLDTDGTRAVVDAALDAGITFFDTADIYGEPQGGSEELLGQALKGRRDDVVVATKFGMDMHGANGPDHGARGARRYIARAVEASLRRLGTDHIDLYQMHEPDPGTPIDETLAALDDLVTAGKVRYLGNSNFAGWQIADADWTASSQGRTRFISAQNHYSLLERGVEDEVIPACERFGLGMLPFFPLANGLLTGKYKRDEAPPAGSRLAGGGRYAERLAAARWDTIEAIEAYAAERGISMLQVAIGGLAARPAVTSVIAGATTPEQVRANAEAGTWQPSAEDLDALDALL; encoded by the coding sequence GTGGATCTCGTGAGTGAGATGACCTACCGCCGGCTGGGCGACTCCGGACTCGTGGTGTCCGTGGTCGGCATCGGCTGCAACAACTTCGGCCGCAAACTCGACACCGACGGCACCCGGGCAGTGGTGGACGCCGCGCTCGACGCCGGGATCACCTTCTTCGACACCGCCGACATCTACGGCGAGCCGCAGGGCGGCTCCGAGGAGCTGCTCGGGCAGGCGCTCAAGGGACGTCGCGACGACGTGGTGGTCGCCACCAAGTTCGGCATGGACATGCACGGCGCGAACGGGCCGGATCACGGCGCCCGGGGCGCCCGCCGCTACATCGCCCGCGCGGTCGAGGCGTCGCTGCGCCGGCTCGGCACCGACCACATTGACCTCTACCAGATGCACGAGCCGGACCCGGGTACGCCGATCGACGAGACGCTCGCCGCGCTGGACGACCTGGTGACCGCCGGCAAGGTGCGCTACCTCGGCAACTCCAACTTCGCCGGGTGGCAGATCGCCGACGCCGACTGGACCGCGTCGTCGCAGGGCCGCACCCGGTTCATCTCCGCGCAGAACCACTACTCGCTGCTGGAACGCGGCGTGGAGGACGAGGTGATCCCCGCCTGCGAGCGGTTCGGCCTCGGCATGCTGCCGTTCTTCCCGCTCGCCAACGGGCTGCTCACCGGCAAGTACAAGCGGGACGAGGCGCCCCCGGCGGGCAGCCGGCTGGCCGGCGGCGGCCGGTACGCCGAGCGGCTGGCCGCCGCGCGCTGGGACACCATCGAGGCGATCGAGGCGTACGCGGCCGAGCGCGGGATCAGCATGCTCCAGGTGGCCATCGGCGGGCTGGCCGCCCGGCCCGCGGTGACCTCGGTGATCGCCGGTGCCACCACGCCCGAGCAGGTACGCGCCAACGCCGAGGCGGGCACCTGGCAGCCCTCCGCCGAGGATCTGGACGCCCTCGACGCTCTCCTCTGA
- the rpsD gene encoding 30S ribosomal protein S4 gives MARYTGADCRRCRREKMKLFLKGSKCDGPKCPFESRPFPPGQHGRGRTKETEYLLQLREKQKARRVYGVLEKQFRGYYEEAVGKKAKTGEVLLQILESRLDNVVYRAGYAKSRDMARQLVKHGHFMVNGKKVDIPSYRVKEHDIIEVRGKSKELTPFIVAQAEAGSKTVPAWLEAIPSQMKVLVHSLPARQVIDTQVQEQLIVELYSK, from the coding sequence ATGGCTCGTTACACCGGTGCTGACTGCCGCCGTTGCCGGCGGGAGAAGATGAAGCTGTTCCTCAAGGGCAGCAAGTGCGATGGTCCGAAGTGCCCGTTCGAGTCCCGGCCGTTCCCGCCCGGGCAGCACGGCCGCGGTCGGACCAAGGAGACGGAGTACCTGCTCCAGCTCCGTGAGAAGCAGAAGGCCCGTCGGGTCTACGGCGTGCTCGAGAAGCAGTTCCGCGGCTACTACGAAGAGGCCGTGGGCAAGAAGGCGAAGACCGGTGAGGTCCTCCTTCAGATCCTCGAGTCGCGGCTCGACAACGTGGTCTACCGGGCCGGCTACGCCAAGTCCCGGGACATGGCCCGTCAGCTGGTCAAGCACGGTCACTTCATGGTGAACGGCAAGAAGGTCGACATCCCGTCGTACCGCGTCAAGGAGCACGACATCATCGAGGTCCGGGGCAAGAGCAAGGAGCTCACCCCGTTCATCGTCGCGCAGGCCGAGGCCGGCTCCAAGACCGTTCCGGCGTGGCTCGAGGCCATCCCCAGCCAGATGAAGGTCCTCGTGCACTCGCTCCCGGCCCGTCAGGTGATCGACACCCAGGTCCAGGAGCAGCTGATCGTCGAGCTCTACTCCAAGTAA
- a CDS encoding DUF1707 SHOCT-like domain-containing protein yields the protein MTGVDRLEGAVRVRAGRRVFVRWRAGGILAVMDGQREMRAADRDREATAERLRVALEEGRLGLHEYDERLARAYGARTYADLDEVVADLPGPASAERSAVVPATPTPPPATPPLAPAPPAPAAAVPSGEPAAGAGTPVAPDTRSRLLGLWMPWLRVAALLLPIWLISVIATGHTAGVWPLWVLGPWGGLVLMQSVGLIGVDHGRKRHDRRR from the coding sequence GTGACGGGCGTCGACAGGCTGGAGGGCGCGGTCCGGGTGCGGGCCGGGCGGCGGGTTTTCGTCCGGTGGCGGGCCGGTGGCATCCTTGCCGTCATGGACGGGCAGCGGGAGATGCGGGCGGCCGACCGTGACCGGGAGGCCACGGCGGAACGGCTCCGGGTGGCGCTGGAGGAGGGCCGGCTCGGCCTGCACGAGTACGACGAGCGGCTGGCCCGCGCGTACGGCGCCCGCACCTACGCCGACCTGGACGAGGTGGTGGCCGACCTGCCGGGCCCGGCGTCGGCCGAGCGGTCCGCCGTGGTGCCCGCCACCCCGACGCCGCCGCCCGCGACGCCGCCACTCGCGCCGGCGCCACCCGCGCCCGCGGCGGCCGTTCCGAGCGGCGAGCCGGCCGCCGGGGCCGGGACGCCGGTCGCGCCGGACACCCGCTCGCGGCTGCTCGGCCTCTGGATGCCCTGGCTGCGGGTGGCCGCGCTGCTGCTGCCGATCTGGCTGATCAGCGTGATCGCCACCGGCCACACCGCCGGTGTCTGGCCGCTCTGGGTGCTGGGGCCGTGGGGCGGCCTGGTGCTGATGCAGTCCGTCGGGCTGATCGGCGTCGACCACGGTCGGAAGCGACACGACCGCCGCCGCTGA
- a CDS encoding ABC-F family ATP-binding cassette domain-containing protein encodes MGYVDVAGVGHILPDGRELFGDVSFRVGEGAKVALVGPNGAGKTTLLRMVAGDLPVKTGAIARSGGLGVMRQFIGMIGDESTLADLALSLAPPALRDAGRRLAETEAAMRSAEVRGKYSSAAARTQLAYADALAAWGETGGYDAEVLFDTVATVVLDLPWDSARERPVRTLSGGQQKRFALELLLRGPDEVLLLDEPDNFLDVPGKRWLEARLRESGKSVLYVSHDRELLAQTADRVVAVEGGSAWVHPGGFASWHSARVARHDRLDELRKRWDEEHEKLRELMLMYKQKAAYNSGMASRYQAAQTRLRKFEEAGPPPVPPKDQDIRMRLTGGRTGKRAVIAEQLELDGLTYPFDLELWYGDRVAVLGANGTGKSHFLRLLARGGTDPDPGNTPVDGAAALAPVAHGGVVRLGARVRPGHFSQTHDRPELMEKTLVEVLWRGDEHRAGMDRHAAMGALSRYELAGQGDQRFGTLSGGQQARFLVLLLELSGATLLLLDEPTDNLDLASAEALEAGLTAFEGTVIAVTHDRWFTRTFDRFVLFRGDGDVVETSEPVWDVG; translated from the coding sequence GTGGGATACGTGGACGTGGCAGGGGTCGGGCACATCCTCCCGGACGGCCGGGAGTTGTTCGGCGACGTGTCGTTCCGGGTCGGTGAGGGCGCCAAGGTGGCGCTCGTCGGCCCCAACGGCGCCGGCAAGACCACGCTGCTGCGGATGGTCGCCGGCGACCTGCCGGTCAAGACCGGCGCGATCGCCCGCAGCGGCGGGCTCGGCGTGATGCGGCAGTTCATCGGCATGATCGGCGACGAGTCGACGCTCGCCGACCTGGCCCTGTCGCTGGCGCCGCCGGCGCTGCGCGACGCCGGGCGGCGGCTCGCCGAGACCGAGGCGGCCATGCGGTCGGCCGAGGTCCGCGGCAAGTACAGCTCCGCCGCCGCCAGGACCCAGCTCGCGTACGCGGACGCGCTGGCCGCCTGGGGCGAGACCGGCGGGTACGACGCCGAGGTGCTCTTCGACACCGTCGCCACCGTCGTGCTGGATCTGCCCTGGGACAGCGCCCGGGAGCGGCCGGTGCGGACGCTCTCCGGCGGCCAGCAGAAACGCTTCGCGCTGGAACTGCTGCTGCGCGGCCCGGACGAGGTGCTGCTGCTCGACGAGCCGGACAACTTCCTCGACGTGCCCGGCAAGCGGTGGCTGGAGGCGCGACTGCGCGAGTCCGGCAAGTCGGTGCTCTACGTCTCGCACGACCGCGAGCTGCTGGCCCAGACCGCCGACCGGGTGGTGGCCGTCGAGGGCGGCAGCGCCTGGGTGCACCCGGGTGGCTTCGCGAGCTGGCACTCCGCGCGGGTGGCCCGGCACGACCGCCTCGACGAGCTGCGCAAGCGCTGGGACGAGGAGCACGAGAAGCTGCGCGAGCTGATGCTGATGTACAAGCAGAAGGCCGCGTACAACTCGGGAATGGCCTCGCGGTACCAGGCCGCGCAGACCCGGTTGCGCAAGTTCGAGGAGGCCGGGCCGCCGCCCGTACCCCCGAAGGACCAGGACATCCGGATGCGGCTGACCGGCGGGCGGACCGGCAAGCGGGCGGTGATCGCCGAGCAGTTGGAGCTGGACGGCCTGACGTACCCGTTCGACCTGGAACTCTGGTACGGCGACCGGGTCGCCGTGCTCGGCGCGAACGGCACCGGCAAGTCGCACTTCCTGCGGCTGCTGGCCCGCGGCGGCACCGACCCGGACCCGGGCAACACGCCTGTCGACGGCGCCGCCGCGCTCGCGCCGGTCGCGCACGGCGGCGTGGTCCGGCTGGGCGCGCGGGTCCGGCCGGGTCACTTCTCGCAGACCCACGACCGGCCCGAGCTGATGGAGAAGACGCTCGTCGAGGTGCTGTGGCGGGGCGACGAGCACCGGGCCGGGATGGACCGGCACGCGGCCATGGGGGCGCTGTCCCGCTACGAGCTGGCCGGCCAGGGCGACCAGCGGTTCGGGACGCTCTCCGGCGGCCAGCAGGCCCGGTTCCTGGTGCTGCTGCTGGAGCTGTCCGGCGCGACGCTGCTGCTGCTCGACGAGCCCACCGACAACCTCGACCTCGCCTCCGCCGAGGCGTTGGAGGCCGGGCTGACCGCGTTCGAGGGGACGGTGATCGCGGTGACCCACGACCGCTGGTTCACCCGGACCTTCGACCGGTTCGTGCTGTTCCGCGGCGACGGCGACGTGGTGGAGACGTCGGAACCGGTCTGGGACGTCGGATGA
- the truA gene encoding tRNA pseudouridine(38-40) synthase TruA: MSERTRLRLDVSYDGTEFSGWAPQPTRRTVAGVLMEALDLVLGAGTATGLTVAGRTDAGVHATGQICHLDLPTEVWREHDGRLLRRLARLLPPDARVRAMTEVPADFDARFSATYRRYEYRVTDAPWGAEPLRRRDTLAWPKPLDLTALNAAAAGLVGEHDFAAYCRRKENATTLREVTRLDWRRDPDGILVATVQADAFCQNMVRSLVGAMLVAGDGRRPVEWPAGLLSRRERSSEVTVAPAHGLALVEVGYPTDPAEYARRADLTRRLRVPVAEG; the protein is encoded by the coding sequence GTGAGCGAGCGGACCCGGCTGCGGCTGGACGTCTCGTACGACGGCACGGAGTTCTCCGGCTGGGCGCCCCAGCCCACCCGGCGCACGGTGGCCGGGGTGCTCATGGAGGCCCTGGACCTGGTGCTCGGCGCGGGCACCGCGACCGGGCTGACCGTGGCCGGGCGCACCGACGCCGGGGTGCACGCCACCGGGCAGATCTGCCACCTGGACCTGCCCACCGAGGTGTGGCGCGAGCACGACGGGCGGCTGCTGCGCCGGTTGGCCCGCCTCCTCCCGCCGGACGCCCGGGTCCGCGCGATGACCGAGGTCCCCGCCGACTTCGACGCCCGGTTCTCGGCCACCTACCGGCGCTACGAGTACCGGGTCACCGACGCGCCCTGGGGCGCCGAACCGCTGCGCCGCCGGGACACCCTGGCCTGGCCGAAGCCGCTGGACCTGACCGCGCTCAACGCCGCCGCGGCCGGGCTGGTCGGCGAGCACGACTTCGCCGCGTACTGCCGGCGCAAGGAGAACGCCACCACGCTGCGCGAGGTGACCCGGCTGGATTGGCGGCGCGACCCGGACGGGATCCTGGTCGCCACCGTGCAGGCCGACGCGTTCTGCCAGAACATGGTGCGCAGCCTGGTCGGCGCCATGCTGGTCGCCGGGGACGGGCGGCGGCCGGTGGAGTGGCCGGCCGGCCTGCTGAGCCGCCGGGAGCGGTCCAGCGAGGTGACCGTGGCGCCGGCACACGGCCTGGCGTTGGTCGAGGTCGGCTACCCGACCGACCCCGCCGAGTACGCCCGCCGCGCCGACCTCACCCGCCGGCTGCGCGTGCCCGTCGCGGAGGGCTGA
- a CDS encoding DNA-directed RNA polymerase subunit alpha: MLISQRPSLSEESINETRSRFTIEPLEPGFGYTLGNSLRRTLLSSIPGAAVTSIKIDGVLHEFTTIPGVKEDVVELVMNIKELCVSSEHDEPVSMYLRKQGPGDVTAGDIQPPAGVSVHNPDLKLATLNGKGRLDMELTVERGRGYVTAAQNKQAGAEIGRIPVDSIYSPVLKVTYRVEATRVEQRTDFDRLIIDVETKPSMGPRTALASAGSTLVELFGLARELDETAEGIDIGPSPQDAQLAADLALPIEELDLTVRSYNCLKREGINSVGELIGRTEADLLDIRNFGQKSIDEVKMKLAGMGLGLKDSAPNFDPAHVVDAFGEADYDTDDYRETEQL; the protein is encoded by the coding sequence ATGCTCATCAGCCAGCGACCGTCTCTCTCCGAAGAGTCGATCAACGAGACCCGCTCCCGGTTCACCATCGAGCCGCTGGAGCCCGGCTTCGGCTACACGCTGGGCAACTCGCTGCGGCGCACGCTGCTGTCGTCCATCCCGGGCGCGGCGGTCACCTCGATCAAGATCGACGGTGTGCTGCACGAGTTCACCACGATCCCCGGGGTCAAGGAGGACGTGGTCGAGCTCGTCATGAACATCAAGGAGCTGTGCGTCAGCTCCGAGCACGACGAGCCGGTCAGCATGTACCTGCGCAAGCAGGGCCCGGGCGACGTGACCGCCGGTGACATCCAGCCCCCGGCCGGTGTCTCGGTGCACAACCCGGACCTGAAGCTCGCCACCCTCAACGGCAAGGGCCGGCTCGACATGGAGCTGACCGTCGAGCGGGGTCGGGGCTACGTCACCGCGGCGCAGAACAAGCAGGCGGGCGCCGAGATCGGCCGGATCCCGGTCGACTCGATCTACTCGCCGGTGCTCAAGGTGACGTACCGCGTCGAGGCGACCCGGGTCGAGCAGCGGACCGACTTCGACCGGCTGATCATCGACGTCGAGACCAAGCCGTCGATGGGCCCGCGCACCGCGCTGGCCTCGGCCGGCTCGACGCTGGTGGAGCTGTTCGGGCTCGCCCGCGAGCTGGACGAGACCGCCGAGGGCATCGACATCGGGCCGTCCCCGCAGGACGCCCAGCTGGCGGCGGACCTGGCTCTGCCGATCGAGGAGCTGGACCTCACCGTCCGCTCCTACAACTGCCTCAAGCGCGAGGGCATCAACTCCGTTGGTGAGCTGATCGGGCGTACCGAGGCCGACCTTCTCGACATCCGCAACTTCGGTCAGAAGTCGATCGACGAGGTCAAGATGAAGCTCGCCGGGATGGGCCTGGGGCTGAAGGACTCGGCTCCGAACTTCGACCCGGCGCACGTCGTGGACGCCTTCGGCGAGGCCGACTACGACACCGACGACTACCGCGAGACCGAGCAGCTCTAG